The segment aacctgctttcatctgtgaagagcacagggcgccagtggcgaatttgccaatcttggtgttccctggcaaatgccaaacgtcctgcacggtgttgggctgtaagcacaacccccacctgtgggcgttgggccctcataccaccctcatggagtctgtttctgatcgtttgagtagacacatgcacatttgtagcttgctagtggtcattttgcagggctctggcagtgctcctcctgttcctccttgcacaaaggcggaggtagcggtcctgctgctgggttgttgccctcctatggcctcctccacatctcctgatgtactgacctgtctcctggtagcgcctccatgctctgggcactacgctgacagacgcagcaaaccttcttgccacagctcgcattgatgtgccatccttgatgagctgcactacctgagccacttgtgtgggttgtagggaggtcatacaggcacgtggaggccacacacactactgagcctcattttgacttgttttaaggacattacatcaaagttggatcagcctgtagtgtgtttttcactttaattttgagggtgactccaaatccagacctccatgggttaataaatttgatttccattgataatttttgtgtgattttgaggtcagcacattcaactatgtaaagaacaaagtatttaataagaatatttcattcattcagatctaggatgtgttattttagtgttccctttatttttttgagcagtgtacaatatacatacaatacatacagccCGGCACTCCTAAAACGGTTCCTGcaccccggtgccctcagtgaatAGCTTGTAATAGGACatagaaggactgcggcactcagggtcttgtaacaAGCGatgttctagagcacaggttctcaaactcggtcctcaggaccccacacggtgcatgttttgcaggtctcctcacagaatcacaagtgacataattaactccacctgtggaccttttaaaatatgtcagtgagtaattaatacacctgtgcacttgctgggttacctgcaaaacatgcactgtgtggggtcctgaggaccgagtttgagaaccactgttctagagcatGAATGTGTCCGTGCTCTGGGGGTGATATTGACTGATCAGAGTACTAACCAACTAGGAGCTAAGTGTATTATGTactcagggctggcaacagacCTCTTGGGGCCCGGTATagagatatctctggggccccctcagagcaacggaatttgctgtgctatataataaactgctattaaataaatatatatttttatttatctacagtatacaaatatataaatatgtatttctctccttcctcccccacacacaccacggtcTGTTTCTCCCCAATAACTCCATAATGATTctctgctcacatccctgccggacactaagtggcatatacttggggcccctctgatccttggggctcggtacagatgtcccctttgacccccactgttgccggccctgtatgtACTTGGGAAAAGGGTAACCAGCAAGGTACCCATGTCCTGACATTAACACATTTATTTTCTGAATTCAAAGGGGTTCTAGCACCCTAAGTCACCTTTAATATTTTGGATTGCACGTGCTCTCACTCCTGCAACATTTGTTTATTGATTTTCAAATAAAATCTTAATAGCATTCTTCTGGGCTTTTCCGCCATGTGATATATAGTCAGTCAGGCGTTTTATGGCTTCCTTGGTATATCACACTAAGCTACTCTCAGGATATAATAGTACTCACTGGATAGCTATGTGGTATCCCAGGGCAATGGAAATAAACCACTTAGGTGATAGAAAGTGTAACCTTATAGCTAAGATGAAAAACAGCAACCAAAAAGCAATCTACTTAGTAAAAGCTGCACGAGGACATGTAATTTTCAATAAGTTAAAGTCATCTGGAGGTGGGCAACCCCCTTAATGATTCATACGGCTGTACTTGTGAACAAAGCCGATGTATTCCCATGACCGAGAGATGCTTGCTTAGATATACTACAGATTGTAATAGACTATTACTGGAAGTATTATAAGTGTGTGTTCTAGGTGGGCAAAAGGCTGACACTATGAGCCGCAGATTGCATGCCTCCCGTACAGAGGCTTCAGTATATAATCCCCCTCTTTCTGTGTTGTCTCCTTTCTGCAGCTGTGACTTCACCTGTGTGTAACATCGACCAAGTGACTCTGCTCCCACCTGCACGGGGTTCTCCGCATAAATCTAACAGCATTATAAAGAATGAAGCTCCTATGGAGCTCACGGGAGAACAGAGATCTTCGCCTCTGTACAAAGTACGGTTTTCCTCTTTCCCTGCAAATAAAAGTAAAGTACATGAAGATGACATAATAGTTCTAGCCACTTGCTCCATTTAATATAGAGGATTAAGCCAGTTCTCATTTATGTACCTGCATTTCACAGCTGTCAAAAAGTTTTACAAATAAACATTTAGAGTAAAATCTTAGTCAGTGATTGGGGTGGACAGTAGCTCACAGCTCACAGCTCAcccctgatgtaacatgtgcatctgATCTGTATGTGTTCAGCAGGAATAATGATTGGAGGCAAAAGTGTTAAATAAAAATTTGTCAcctcagataaaaaaaaatttttaacttTTGGAAACTAAACTTTTCTGCctgtttttcaggtttaaaattcacATGGATAGTGCTGCAGTGCCCTCTAGTGGATACTATTCATTGCATTCCCACAGTCCCCTATAACAATTAAGCATACGTTTCTCAGAGGTCACTGATTGTAGTGTACCTACGCATGGGCCATATTTAATTCAgcttacaataattttaaatctccCATCTGTTATGGAAGTTTCCCCTCTTACCAGCTAGTAGACCTGCAGTGGCACCAACTCAGTTTTGTGTTTCTGATGAAGAATATATAGTTACTTGGAAGGTTTTTAACCTGCTGAAAAAAATGCCCTTTCCAATTTTCACAATATGCCCATTCCCTACACAGAGCGGAGGCCGGCATATTCTAGGTAGAACCGTAATTCattcacacacacacttatattagTAAATCCATGTATTGCAGAAAATGATGTCTCTTAAACTGTAGTGCGTGACTTTCTTCTTTTCTTCACAGACATCAAAGATTGCTGTATCAGCCCAGCAAAACCTGGAGATCTCCCCTGCCAGTGGGTCTTTTTCACCTTCTGTGTCCCATCTGCCTACGGAGAATGACCCGCAGACCCCAATACAAGTGCAGGTGTTCAGCCCGGAGCCTCTTTCCACCATCCAGACTCAGGACATTGCGCAACCCAGCAGCTTTCAAGCCGTCTCCTCTCCTGGCCAGAGCGAGAATTCCATCATGCAGCAGACACCAACATTTCAGGCAATGGAGTCACAGCCCAGAGATGCACTGCAGACAGATAGGGCGATGGTCGCGCTCTCGCAGATGGCTGATGCCACACAGCAATCTCAGCAGCCAGCGCTACAAGATCAGGCTCAGGCATTGCAGCAACAGATCTCTACTAGCTTATTTTCACAATCTAACAATGCCAACCAGATGCAAAACACCATCCACCAACTACAGTCTGGCAACTTCCAGTCTAATGTATCCACCAACAGCTCAGAAGTTGACTTGGTGCAGCAAGTCTTGGAAGCCCAGCAGCAATTATCGTGTGTGTTGTTCTCTGGCCAAGGGGGGAGTGAAAATGAGCAAACTGCAATGGGACAGGTGCAAGAGCAGCTCAATGCCGGTATATTTCAGCCGGTCGGTTCAATCCAGAGTACTCCCGGTCAAGGGATATTTTCTTCCAATGAACCTGTGCATAACTGCTCAGAGAATGTTCTCTCTGGAAGAGCTGACAGTCTTCTCCAACAAGCAGAGAACTCTCTGTCCACTCAGCAGCAAGCGATGGAGACCAATGCAGCCATGGTCATGGAAATGCAACAAAGTATGCATCAGGCACAAGGACCAATTCAATCTGACATTTTCCAAACCCAGAGTCCTGGCTCAGGAGGCATCCAGTCACCGGTGTACCAACACCAGCAAGGTTCTCATTTAATTAGTGGACTGTCCACCAGTGAAGagatgcaaatgcagtgtgatatGTTTTCCACACCAGGAGTCTCTGGGAGTGATGGAAACGCAGGCCAGCAGCAGGTATCTGCCGCAGGCTCCAATATCTTCCAATCTTCCAGCACCACAGACGGTGACAATGCCACAGCCCAGTCAGAGCAAATGCAAAACAGTGTTTTCCAAACTATGGTTCAGATGCAACATGGAGGAGACGGACAAACACAGGTCAACCTGTACTCTCCTGCAGAAGATATGCTTGGTGTTCAGACAAGCGGTGGTCAGCAGCAAGGAGCTGGACTATTCCAACAAGCTGGCGACATGATGGCCCTCCAGCAGGGTACTTTTCTGCAGCAGTCTCCTCACTCTCATGCTCCACTTTACCACTCCCAGAACACAATATCTGATAATCAGAATATGGCCCAAGAAACACAGGGGACTCTCTTCCACCCTTCGGGGTCCATGGTGCAGCATCAAAACTCCTCCTCTGCACAAGATCAGATCCAGACTCCACTCTATCATCAGCAAGGCACAATATCTGCTCCCCCAGAGCAGTCGGCCACCAACATGTTCACCATGAGCTCCTTACAGAGCAGTCAAGTGCCTCAAGAGAAGCAGTTGTCCTTCTTCTCAAGCCAGAACTCCCTCCAACAGCTCCAGGCGACTCCAAGCCCAGAGCAGCAGGCGGCATTCCAGCAACAGGCCCAATTGTCTCATATGCAGAACTCAATGATTGCACAGGAGCAGCAACAGCAGTCACCACAGAACTTGTTTCAGTCACAGAACCAACAGAACTCTATCTTCCAGGCAACTCACTCCATGGTTGGTATGCAGAGCAGCCCTTCTCCCCATGAGCAAACTCAGAGCATGCTCTTCGCCACACAGAGTTCTATGGCCAACATGGCCTCTCAAGAACAACAGCAAAACATGCTGTTTAGCCAGACCCAGGAACCAATGGCCACCCAGGATCAGCAGAACCAAGCCCTGTTCCATGCCCAAAACATGGAGTTCCAAGCTCAGAGCCCAGTTACTTCTCAGCATGAGCAGCAGCAGTCCCCCATGTTTCACAACTCTCCACAGCTCCAGCTGGTCCAAGCTTCATCAACATCTCCAGAGCAGCAGGTGACTCTGTTCATGTCCCCCGCCTCCATGTCAGCCCTGCAGAACAGTATGAACCAGCAGGAGATGCAGCAGACCGGCATGTACCCTCAGTCCATCCAGGGAAACACACCCCCTCAACAGCAGCAGGCTTCCATGTTCCACAGCTCGGCAGGGGGTGCTATGAGCCAGATGCAGAGTGCGTCAGCATCTTCTCCACAGGCCACCGGAATGTTCCTGTTTGGAATTCAGAATAGTGAGTAGTGGCTTACACTAGCATACACCTTTACAGCGGTCACCTATACTTAGTGGAGGCATCCATTTTCAATGCTGAGCAAAGTGAGGTCACCAGTTCCTTATGAATTGAGGGACTAAAATGATTAACAATGGTCCaatacacaaaatggctgcctctactcTGTTTTGTAAATGGGCCCGCTTTATAATCGATTGTTAGATGCTTTTGCAATTGCCATGTGACTTATTTAATTCAACGATCTCCCTCAGATTGCAGTCAGATGATCTCCCCAGCGGCGGGATCCTTGAATAATCAGATGATGTCCCTTGGACAGCCGGGTCAGCCTCAAGGAGATGGACAGTCAGTGACTACACTCCTGTCACAGCAAATGGCTGAGAATTCCTCAATGGCAACAGACCAGAACATGGAGAAGATCAGTAATTTACTGGTGTCTCTACACAACCAGGGGAACAATATGTCCGGCTCTTTCTGAGAAGTAAGTGGCTAACAGTGGCAGTTACCTTAGAGCTGTGTAAGGCTGCTCTGACCTGTAATAGGTAGTGTTTGTAAAATAGAATGGAAAGGTTTTTGTTTGTTGGTTGTCTttcacttttttgttttattaaagtGAATAAATGTTAGAGAACATACATTTTTGGGAAAATGTAAAGAACAATAATACTGTAATACTGAACTGGAAATATTAAAGACATAATACAATATTACTGGTACTCTGCAGGGTAGGCTGGACAACATTAGTTTCTGAGTACTAGAGCTGAGAATCCCT is part of the Pseudophryne corroboree isolate aPseCor3 chromosome 11, aPseCor3.hap2, whole genome shotgun sequence genome and harbors:
- the NFAT5 gene encoding nuclear factor of activated T-cells 5 isoform X3 → MCSLSEDIYTAPRLASRWRHDGLIAGVRRRESVYDLLPKELQLPSSRETSVTPMSQTSGGEAGSPPPTVIAAEFSLSLFGKQPLTIPAVQQILISDLLPQLFSGAADFKNASSSSSSTMGGARSSFTTTSSPSNYSTSLTDTKAMQSSATGVSKPGVSEKLLANNVGRQQSVPLRWTVLNISPPPEDLLDSSQMSCQDEGGGPEESEQSCNMWTEDSTSNFSNMSSHSYNDNTEVPRKSRKRNTKQRPGTKRRDSNMDVFDADSAKAPHYVLSQLASDSKSNCQAGNGASGPQKGGKKCPLLCEQFPCKSEGKELKIVVQPETQHRARYLTEGSRGSVKDRTQQGFPTVKLEGHNEPVVLQVFVGNDSGRVKPHGFYQACRVTGRNTTPCKEVDIEGTTVIEVMLDPSNMMTLAVDCVGILKLRNADVEARIGIAGSKKKSTRARLVFRVNITRKDGTILTLQTPSSPIICTQPAGVPEILKKSLHTCSVKGEEEVFLVGKNFLKGAKVMFQENLSDDCSWKAEAEIDMELFHQNHLIVKVPPYHDQNITSPVSVVMFVVTNAGRSHEVQPFTYTPESSVTSPVCNIDQVTLLPPARGSPHKSNSIIKNEAPMELTGEQRSSPLYKTSKIAVSAQQNLEISPASGSFSPSVSHLPTENDPQTPIQVQVFSPEPLSTIQTQDIAQPSSFQAVSSPGQSENSIMQQTPTFQAMESQPRDALQTDRAMVALSQMADATQQSQQPALQDQAQALQQQISTSLFSQSNNANQMQNTIHQLQSGNFQSNVSTNSSEVDLVQQVLEAQQQLSCVLFSGQGGSENEQTAMGQVQEQLNAGIFQPVGSIQSTPGQGIFSSNEPVHNCSENVLSGRADSLLQQAENSLSTQQQAMETNAAMVMEMQQSMHQAQGPIQSDIFQTQSPGSGGIQSPVYQHQQGSHLISGLSTSEEMQMQCDMFSTPGVSGSDGNAGQQQVSAAGSNIFQSSSTTDGDNATAQSEQMQNSVFQTMVQMQHGGDGQTQVNLYSPAEDMLGVQTSGGQQQGAGLFQQAGDMMALQQGTFLQQSPHSHAPLYHSQNTISDNQNMAQETQGTLFHPSGSMVQHQNSSSAQDQIQTPLYHQQGTISAPPEQSATNMFTMSSLQSSQVPQEKQLSFFSSQNSLQQLQATPSPEQQAAFQQQAQLSHMQNSMIAQEQQQQSPQNLFQSQNQQNSIFQATHSMVGMQSSPSPHEQTQSMLFATQSSMANMASQEQQQNMLFSQTQEPMATQDQQNQALFHAQNMEFQAQSPVTSQHEQQQSPMFHNSPQLQLVQASSTSPEQQVTLFMSPASMSALQNSMNQQEMQQTGMYPQSIQGNTPPQQQQASMFHSSAGGAMSQMQSASASSPQATGMFLFGIQNNCSQMISPAAGSLNNQMMSLGQPGQPQGDGQSVTTLLSQQMAENSSMATDQNMEKISNLLVSLHNQGNNMSGSF
- the NFAT5 gene encoding nuclear factor of activated T-cells 5 isoform X4 gives rise to the protein MCSLSEDIYTAPRLASRWRHDGLIAGVRRRESVYDLLPKELQLPSSRETSVTPMSQTSGGEAGSPPPTVIAADASSSSSSTMGGARSSFTTTSSPSNYSTSLTDTKAMQSSATGVSKPGVSEKLLANNVGRQQSVPLRWTVLNISPPPEDLLDSSQMSCQDEGGGPEESEQSCNMWTEDSTSNFSNMSSHSYNDNTEVPRKSRKRNTKQRPGTKRRDSNMDVFDADSAKAPHYVLSQLASDSKSNCQAGNGASGPQKGGKKCPLLCEQFPCKSEGKELKIVVQPETQHRARYLTEGSRGSVKDRTQQGFPTVKLEGHNEPVVLQVFVGNDSGRVKPHGFYQACRVTGRNTTPCKEVDIEGTTVIEVMLDPSNMMTLAVDCVGILKLRNADVEARIGIAGSKKKSTRARLVFRVNITRKDGTILTLQTPSSPIICTQPAGVPEILKKSLHTCSVKGEEEVFLVGKNFLKGAKVMFQENLSDDCSWKAEAEIDMELFHQNHLIVKVPPYHDQNITSPVSVVMFVVTNAGRSHEVQPFTYTPESSNPVSALIKKEISSPSQSCTFEDSMKAVTSPVCNIDQVTLLPPARGSPHKSNSIIKNEAPMELTGEQRSSPLYKTSKIAVSAQQNLEISPASGSFSPSVSHLPTENDPQTPIQVQVFSPEPLSTIQTQDIAQPSSFQAVSSPGQSENSIMQQTPTFQAMESQPRDALQTDRAMVALSQMADATQQSQQPALQDQAQALQQQISTSLFSQSNNANQMQNTIHQLQSGNFQSNVSTNSSEVDLVQQVLEAQQQLSCVLFSGQGGSENEQTAMGQVQEQLNAGIFQPVGSIQSTPGQGIFSSNEPVHNCSENVLSGRADSLLQQAENSLSTQQQAMETNAAMVMEMQQSMHQAQGPIQSDIFQTQSPGSGGIQSPVYQHQQGSHLISGLSTSEEMQMQCDMFSTPGVSGSDGNAGQQQVSAAGSNIFQSSSTTDGDNATAQSEQMQNSVFQTMVQMQHGGDGQTQVNLYSPAEDMLGVQTSGGQQQGAGLFQQAGDMMALQQGTFLQQSPHSHAPLYHSQNTISDNQNMAQETQGTLFHPSGSMVQHQNSSSAQDQIQTPLYHQQGTISAPPEQSATNMFTMSSLQSSQVPQEKQLSFFSSQNSLQQLQATPSPEQQAAFQQQAQLSHMQNSMIAQEQQQQSPQNLFQSQNQQNSIFQATHSMVGMQSSPSPHEQTQSMLFATQSSMANMASQEQQQNMLFSQTQEPMATQDQQNQALFHAQNMEFQAQSPVTSQHEQQQSPMFHNSPQLQLVQASSTSPEQQVTLFMSPASMSALQNSMNQQEMQQTGMYPQSIQGNTPPQQQQASMFHSSAGGAMSQMQSASASSPQATGMFLFGIQNNCSQMISPAAGSLNNQMMSLGQPGQPQGDGQSVTTLLSQQMAENSSMATDQNMEKISNLLVSLHNQGNNMSGSF